The following coding sequences are from one Vicugna pacos chromosome 11, VicPac4, whole genome shotgun sequence window:
- the NPM3 gene encoding nucleoplasmin-3 produces the protein MAAGAASALAFLNQESRTRAGGIGGLRVPAPVTMDSFFFGCELSGHTRSFTFKVEEEDDAEHVLALTMLCLTEGAKDECNVVEVVARNHDHQEIAVPVANLKLSCQPMLSLDDFQLQPPVTFRLKSGSGPVRITGRHQIVTISNDLSEEESEEEGSEEEEAELCPILPAKKQGGRP, from the exons ATGGCCGCCGGCGCCGCCTCCGCCTTGGCGTTTTTGAATCAGGAGAGCCGAACTCGTGCCGGGGGTATAGGCGGTCTGCGAGTCCCGGCCCCGGTCACTATGGACAGTTTTTTCTTCG GTTGTGAGCTTTCGGGCCACACCCGCTCTTTCACCTTCAAGGTAGAGGAAGAAGATGATGCGGAGCACGTGCTGGCTTTGACCATG CTCTGCCTCACCGAAGGAGCCAAAGATGAGTGTAACGTGGTAGAAGTTGTGGCCAGGAACCATGACCACCAGGAGATTGCAGTCCCTGTGGCCAACCTAAAGTTGTCCTGCCAACCTATG CTCAGTTTGGATGACTTCCAGCTCCAACCACCTGTGACCTTCCGCCTGAAGTCAGGTTCTGGCCCTGTGCGGATCACTGGGCGGCACCAGATTG TTACTATAAGCAATGACCTTTCTGAGGAAGAGAGTGAAGAAGAGGGAAGTGAGGAGGAGGAAGCTGAGTTGTGTCCCATCTTGCCTGCTAAGAAGCAAGGGGGCAGGCCCTAA
- the FGF8 gene encoding fibroblast growth factor 8: MAEDGDPFAKLIVETDTFGSRVRVRGAETGLYICMNKKGKLIAKSNGKGKDCVFTEIVLENNYTALQNAKYEGWYMAFTRKGRPRKGSKTRQHQREVHFMKRLPRGHHTTEQSLRFEFLNYPPFTRSLRGSQRTWAPEPR, from the exons ATGGCAGAAGACGGGGACCCCTTCG CAAAGCTCATTGTGGAGACAGATACCTTTGGGAGCCGGGTTCGAGTCAGAGGAGCTGAGACAGGCCTCTACATCTGCATGAACAAGAAGGGGAAGTTGATTGCCAAG AGCAACGGCAAAGGCAAGGATTGTGTGTTCACGGAGATCGTGCTGGAGAACAACTACACGGCCCTGCAGAACGCCAAGTACGAGGGCTGGTACATGGCCTTCACCCGCAAGGGCCGGCCCCGCAAGGGCTCCAAGACGCGGCAGCACCAGCGTGAGGTCCACTTCATGAAGCGGCTGCCCCGAGGCCACCACACCACAGAGCAGAGCCTGCGCTTCGAGTTCCTCAACTACCCGCCCTTCACGCGCAGCCTGCGTGGCAGCCAGAGGACTTGGGCCCCTGAGCCCCGATAG